The genomic interval CGATACAAAAAAAGTAACTGTATCCCTTTACAGTTATAGAGACGTGATAACATTActgatacatttagtaaaaatgGGGATTATTTGCAGGATTCCAACGATATTGTTCCATATGTGCACACAGTAGACGATGTGTTCATTCTTAACAGCGAGGATGTAAAGCTGAAAAGGGAAAGTTCTGCCTTCCAGCTGTGAACATGCCTGGGAGGTCTGAATAGCATACTTAAAGTAACGTTACGTTTAAATGCGCATAATTATATTGCTGCCAGAGACACAGTTGGATGCTGGAATGAAGTTCCTTGCAGcgattttatttctttactcaAAACAAACCAGCATACATTCCCAGTCTGAAGTCTAGTTTAACATATTCTCGTTACGCAGGTAATAGTCAAATGATCAATACTCCTACAAATACAGcctaaaacatattaaaatcaGTACTTAAGTTAAATAAAAGTCATCTAATTGTTATGTATTTTCTCCTGTCTTTGTTTGCATATCTGATATTGAGGTAATCCAACAGTAACAGAAAGTAAACAAGTTACTAATACTTGCATTAGGTTTCTGACTGCATTTGTTAAAAGGTCATTAGTAATTGTAATTAGTAACATGGTAACAGATTTTTAAAGAAACCCTGATTACACATCCTGTAAGACAGCAAAGAAAACGTTGAGAAGGACAAAAGGAGATTGTTTACAGGTCTTACGTTGATGCCCTGTGGACTGTACATCTGGCTGGCTGCGAGGCTGTCACTGTATCCTCCGGTCTGGCTGATAACATGGCGAAGGGTATCCACCTGGAACAGCGgggacacacagacaaaaggcCTGGTCAGACAAAAGCTCTGGATAACAAAGACAGCCATGCACAAGGAAAGGTCAGCCTGATAGTAAAAGGGTACAATAAACAGGAAAAGGTTACAAACAGAGAATCAGAATGATTTGGCTGTTATTACAAGCTTGATAACAGATGTTGCAAAAcgacaaaaaaacaagaaaaatggCGAGATGTAACAAattataaatgcatttgtatttgtgctTTAATAATACATCAAAATCAGACATTACAAATACTTCAATTCACTCAATGCTGCACATTACTGACAATATTGTTTGCTGTGTAAGCAGACAGTTGCTTTTGAATGATTAGTCTctattgttttttgtgtgtgatgtttaTAAAATTAGCTATTttgctttgaatgtttttgttttgtactgtattgttttttaacatCTACCTGCAGATGTGTTGTGCATGGAAACACATTTACCCATTGTGGCTGCCAATACAAATACGGTGCAACTGAGGTGACATCTTACTTTTTTTCATGGAAAACTGCCATTTCCATGTTCTTCGCATATTCACTGAAAGCTGCTTTGTAGCTTTTGGCAGCAGCCGTCAGGTTATGCATGAAAAGACACGTATTGATTTCCCAACACATAAAGCTACTCTACTCAGCAGGCCAATTAACTCAAAGTTGtactttgtcttttcttttttcacttaCTTTTAATTGTACAGCCCTGAGAGCGAGGCCATTCTGACATGTTCAGAAAAATAACCCTTTTAAAGGAAGTTTCAATAATTAAAAGGCAAACCCCGAAGACCTATTTACCTCTCATAAGGGTCGTCCCTTTTCCATATTCATGAACGACCTAAAGCATTTGGAGAGCTGATCTGAATAGAAAAGGGGGGATGGAGGGATCGAGAAATGATGCCAAAAGCTCTGAAACCAAATGAGAATTTCACCACGGGTGGTGATTCCTTAATCTATGGTGAGAGTTGTAACACTCCGAAACATTGTGTTGGTCATCACTGTCCACTGGGGCAAGGTCAGGGAGCTACAGTGCACCAGTGGCTATGTGAACTCTTGTCAGGAACACTGATGAGTGTTGCACCGTTTCCAAAACTGTCTGCAGTCGTCTACTCAATTCTTGGTTGACAATGGCTTCTACATTAATGTAAAGCTTCAGGCTAAGTATAACCTTTGTTTCACTGTGTAGGTCAAGTTACTGTTGGCATCTGCACTCTCAGGGTTGACAGTGGTTGAACAATTTTACATGTGGTCTCAAGAGTTTGTCGGCTTTAGGTCACTGAAGCTcctttcccactggacaaaaaACCCCACTAACACCCACTCACATCTGGCCTTTGACTTCAGTGGGAAAAGTTACAATCGGCATTCTTTCCCGGGACAAATGACTCAGCAGTAGTCATGGATATCTATAGGCTCCACCTCCGATCaaaagtgatggaaacatgagaACCAGGTTGAAACACTATTTTTTCCCCTTTGAAgtgaatatataacaaataaacagGGATTTATTAACGTACAAACCATGCAGTTAATATGTTCTCCTCAAAGCCACACATTGAATGAAATAGTAATTTTACCACACCAACACAATTCATTCAAAGTCCTGTTTTCCTTTGTTCCAACAATCCCCAACTCTGttttgaaagagagactgaataagTACCGGATATAAAAAAGAAGTTACCACCGTTGTTAACCAGCCCTGCTTTCCGGTGCGTCTGTGACATTGAACGTGACACaccataaagaaaagaaaataaccgGAAAGGCATACTTGTGTGCTGGCAATGGGAAAGGAATCTCTCTCCTATTTTTAACAGCGTTTCCAGTGTTTAAAAACCCGCAGCTATGTGCTAAATTTGGTGGAAAGAGAGTATAAGCTTGGAGAGGCGCCTACCTGGGATTGTATGTTGGCCCCAACCTGCCCCCCTTGGTATGAGTCCCCATTGAGGGACTGCACACTCATGAACAAGTCTCCGGAGTTTGACATGTTAAAAGAGCCAGCAGAACCTGAGAATACatagaggcagagaagaagaaaaagagcaaagagtaggacaaagagaagagaagagagagaagaaggtaACAGGGAAGAAAAGAGTAACAGAAAAAGGAGTTAAAATGATCATGCTTAAGCAAAAAGTGCATTGAGTGTTAGTTTGGGAGGGCAGGCATCAAGAAAAAAGGCTTTCTCTTCAAACATGCACGCTGCAGATGCAGTATGTGCACATTAAAATATCACTGAACCATCATTTACAAGGAAAAATCAACCAGCAAGAACCTTGAGACAGAAAATCATCATAAAACTGTTTAAGTCCAGTTAAAACAAACCTTATGGATTATATTGTTGTTAAATGCCCGTGCTGCTACTGTTTCATTAAGGAAGTAATAATTGATCTGCAGGAAGACCCAAAGAATCGTCTTCGTCCTTTAATGGACCCCAGCTCCCCAGATGTAAAGAGACCATCGCGTAACTTGATTTCAACACCCGGTCCTAATCCAATACAGTTGCGAAGTCTCTATATGACAAAAGACTCCGCTTGCCCTCTGAGCAGCTTAATGGCATGCACAGGGTCAACCGGACAGGAGGCAGGAAAAATTAACGTCCACAAGACCAAGAGGTCAATAACAGAGacgcggagagagagagagagagagagagagagagagagagagagagagagagagagagagcagagagcaagagagcaagagagacagacggcaaaggcagaggagaaagagaggagatggaagaagaagagcaagaaAGCCACATTATATTACTGGGTTAGTTAAGGAGAAGAGGGGCCTTCTGTTAGTCGGAATGAAAAAACACCAGAGACTGAATTCTGGAGTTGGGGATCAGGTGATGATGAAAAATGATGTTTTCTTATTATTCTAACTATAGAGCTTCTTTTAATAAAACCCCAGTGGTCTGTGGTCAGTCTGTGATTCAGCTCACCTGCTGAATTGGGAGTTGATGGGGAGTTTGCCTGGCTGCCCTGAGCAGACACGTTGGTTGCACTGACTGCGGTCCTCGCTGCGTACATGTTGGCTTCTTCTTGGAACTTGCCGATGTTTTTCTTGTATCGGATTCTCTTGTTCCCAAACCAGTTTGATACCTGTCAAAACACGACAAGACACAGTTGTTGAGTTATAACAAATTTAAGCTGATATCCATGCGCACATCTTGTTATACAAGAGGACCACAAGGGAAATAAGCCTTCAGGCTTTATTGTgataaatactttattctcTGTGATTTTTAACACATGTAATCGCTGCAGTGCAGTGttatcagtgtttttaaatcattaaattaattatatttaattcatCCGCTCTGGGGTACCCTTCTAAAATATCACCGCCATATGCACAGGCATCAAAACCATTGTCATACAGTTGTTTTGGGCTCTCTATAAACGTCAAATATGCATGTTTTGGTATCGCTAGAAAGATAAATTATTATCTTTCATTCAAACCCAAGCTTGTTAGACAAACACAGATGTCACTGGAACCTGTCCCATTCCCTCGCCAAAACTATGACTTCTGTGTTTATTATGAGCTCTaggaaaaaaacagacaaattgTGATACTGTGATACTTCCAGCACCCTAATAGCCTATCACACATCAAGTAAAACATGTAGGAACAAGCTAGAGAGGTGTTTTGAGCCTTAAAGTATTAATATGATTTTACAGAATTTACAGATTCAAATATCCACTTCAGGTTTTTTTCCCTACCTTTTTCTACCAGAGGGGCTCTGTATGAACAAACCAATGAAAGCCAAAGGAATACGTTTAACTTGCGGTGTTGAATATTAACACTTAATACCTAAGCCCGGATTGTGCTTCCTGCACCAGGTAGCACACCATCTATTAGCACCAGCTTTGAGGGCTGCTATGGCATAATTGGTTTCCACTTGCTCTACACATGGCTGATTATCTTTGGTTTGGTAAGTCTGGCTCCTtctaaatgcaaaacaaaacgaAACCAAAATGCTAatagtttttttaaagtaataaagttGTGGATCAGATATATAGggaaatataactataatataatttttACAATACTATTTTCCACAAACCTATATTATCACAAATGTAATCATACGCTGCTGCTTGGACAGAACGCAAAGTGAACACACAAAAACCAGGATCTATGATAAATTGAAAGAGTAAAGAAATCACATAAAATACCATTCGTAAAATACTGTATAAATGCAACAATAGCCAGCCGATGTTGGCACATCAAGCATTAGCATCAACCACATTGTTAACCCTAAAGGTCATTGTAAACCAAAATACTTCTAAGATTGCACTTCTTGTAAAACCCAgataataatatgtaaatgttgatttgtttttaactaaTTGACTTCAATCAAAGTAAAATCTCAAATCCTGCAAGGCCTTGGTCGAGTGCCACtgaatttgattatttttaactgCACAATCTAAGCAGATCGCTCGGTAATTTTGGTTACCTGTGATACTGTAATGCTGCATTTCTTGGCCAGCTCTTCTTTGGCCTCCTCGCTGGGATAGGGGTTACTGAGGTGGGAGTAAAAGTACTCGTTTAGGATCTCTGTCGCCTGTTTGTTGAAGTTCCTCCTCTTTCGTCTGCACAGtaaggaagaaaagagacagacagagcagaaaTTTATGAAAAATATGTGTTAAACAAATAGATTCATTCTTCATTTAAACCAGTGAATCTGAACAATGCTGAAAAATTAAAGAAcggtaattaaaatgtgtttaaacaaaCAATCAATGAAGGAAACTAAAAAATCTAGAAAACATGCAATAGTTGACCAACATATCTGACCAATggcaacacaaatacacacaacagtTTTGGAGTACAATGTATGAAAACTAAAGGGTAGTTTTATCAGATTTCTTTTGCCCACTTcgacggacacacacagacctggcATCGAGGAAGCGCGAACGCAGGATCATGACGGCCTCGCAGGTGCTCTGTTTCAGCTGCATCTGGATGGAGCTGAACTTGCGGTGGATGATGCTGACCATGCGCTCAATCTCTTTGGGCGAGATGGGTCGTGTGCGAGACTGCTCCCTCAGCAGGTTCATCACATGGGTGGTGAACTCATTGCACGCCTggatgcacagacagacaggattcataaaaagaaaaaactatcaCGGAGGCTCAACACTTTCAGACAGAACAAAAGGGTGAAATTGGATTCTGGAGAGGTTGCACCTTCACTGGTGGGCCTTGGCCTCATAGAAGCACTTCTGACTGTAACAGCAGCAGCGTTAGAGGTAATAAGAATAGTCTAAATTAAAGCAGCAGACACAGTGCCATGTTTCACGCCAAACAATTGTAGCAGTGAAGTCATACAGTGGAGGCAGCGAGACTTGCGTTGCTCTGAATATTAAAAAGACTTCTCTTCAATGGAAGAGAAAATGTGACAAGTGAAGAGAAATCTAAAATGACAGCAGGCTTTCAGTCCCGTTAACGTTCAAGAGGTTtaaactgtctcgctctcttttttACTCCATCTTTCAGTCTacctcgttctctctctctgtctgaatcAGTCACTGGATATGACTGCATTCAGAGTCAAGGTGTCTGTTGCTTGTCAACACCAGGGTTACGTCAGTCAAAGTGATGCACCGAGCAGCCGTTCTGCTTGCACACACACGCCAGACAATACTCACTCATACGCGTGCGAGGTGTACGTAGCGTGGTGACACAAAAATGCTCaggtgtgtattgactgtgacAGTTAGCGATGACTAGCCTTCCTCGAAGAAGATGACAAACTCAGGACGCTTTGACTTCCGAGGGAATGACAAGACGTTACAGTCTTTGGAAAAGAGCTGGTGTGTGACTGATATAATGGCTGCTGAAGATAACATCTCTGAAAGCTTGGCTTGTCATGAGTTGGACTGTGAGCGCTGATTTCAAGAGTATTATACTTAGTGAAAAATGTTCAGGACAATATCTCGTCTATCATTTCTACCAACTTATTCCTATGTTAGGATCACAGATGGAGCTTTTTCCAGCATGCATTGgacaaaggaaaaggaaaaagactTGGACACAATACCAAAACACTATTATCACTCTCACATTCTTAACTCTGGGTAATCTAGTCTTTAATTCACCTCAGCTGCATGTTTTTTCAACATAGAAAGGAACACAGGATCTCAGGGGAGAACATGCAAACTCCATACAAACAGGATTAAATGCCTCATCCATAAAAGTCTCTATacctcatttttttttttttgttatcctAGAAGATAATTTCTTTTTTCGGAGATCAGGTAAGCTATTGAACATTGCCCCTGGAAGTGGTGTGAATCTGTTTAATATAACACCTCTACATCTTTTGTCCCCTATGAAGAAGACAGTAAACATGTTTGCAACTTAATTATGTCAAGACACATATTTGTGCATGTCAACATTGTAACAATTTATAAAGATTAAAATCACTGACATTCTTTTTTAAGTTTTGCCTCTGTCCATATCCACCACCAGTCGAGACGATGTCCAACTTTTTCAGTAGTTGCACATTTAAACAGAAGAGAGAAATTTAAAATTACAACACATCCCATAGCCGTCACCTCAGTAGTGGGAGGATTTTGGAAGAGGAGAGAACATTGATATGAACTTTCTGTCATGAAACAATGAAATAGACTATTGCTCAAAAAGGTGGAGTCAAAACACTGAGGTACAACAGGGGATTCGCCCAAGTATCGACTGTGCagggaacatttaaaacagtGCCTGGCTGAGTATGAGGGGTTGAATTAAGGCTTAGCGGGTGAATGAAGTCTAACATCCACATTCATTGTGTGGTACATGGGAATCCCAAGAATGCAGTTTTGTATTTACTGATAAAATACTTACATGacaatatgaatatgtattacaAGAAGTTAAATAATTGAGAATAATAACAGCTGAGAAATTTCTCCCCACCTGTTCATATTTCTCCAGCTCTGTGTGGTAAATTTGTCGGATCTGAGACAGCTTGGCCCGGTAGTCGGAGTGTTCTGCTGAGTTGTCAGCACCGACGCCGCCAGCGGCTGCTGCGGCGGCTGCTGCAGCTGCCGACCCGCCGCCTTTCTCTGGCCCGGCCACGCCCTCCGCCAGCAGCATGTTGTCCAGTCGCATCAGCTGAGGATCTGGGGGCTCCTCCTCCTGCGCACCGCGGATACTGAGCACTGTGGAGGATAGGAGAAGATGACATAAGACAATGGTACTAAAACAGTCCTAGTTACATGGATGTTCAAAATGAGTAGCAAGACTCCTGACTGAGAAGGAGTCTTAACTGCAGCCTACAGAGTGAACTCCCTGAAATATGGCCATCAATTTAATAGTTCAAGTCTGTGCCATAAAACCCTGCCGCCTCACAGAGCCTGGCAGCTAGACAGGTCCATAAAACTATAATTTCATCGATTCTGACTATCAtttcatgtaaaaaaataattaacacaGCCTTCCATCAGAGTTCATCTTTCATGGCTCTCCTTATGCTCCGGCTATGTTTAGTTTCTGGCTGATGGCTTTATTATCTTGTCAGAAGCTatccaaacagaaaaacaaagtaataaCACACGTTCGACATAGTATATTCATGCAAAGAAACCTGGCTCAGAAAATAATTTGAGCAAACCATTTCAACGCTAGATGAAGTTACACAAATATCAGAATCCagtttattgaattattattattaagtgggTTTTCACAAATAAGGAACTTGCTTTGGTTTATtgatacataatatatacatagtaagagaaattaaaaagaaatactataaaaaaacacgtacaagaaacataaatagagAATAGAAggcaaatacaaaaaatatatgaagaaatactattaaaaatatgtacaatattaaaaatagaaGAGCGGTGCAGTTTTAAAAGTGgtagttttgtgcagaaatgtgcaaaggttcaaTATAACTGCAACTATACGGAAAGAAGTGTGGAAAagctaaaagctttaaaatgtaaatcatttaatataatttaagtGTGATCATTAAGGTCAATATCCTTGACATTAAAACTTTCCCATCTCAACTGGATGTGcagtattttgtattgtttcttCTCATaccatacaaataaatactaaatgagCATTCTAATATCACACCAGTGCAGTATTTATAGAGTTGTAATCTTCATTTATCAGGACTATGGATGCTTTTACGACTGACACTGAGGTCTGTTTACACACTTGTTTGGGGGCTTTGAACCTGCACGTATTCACACACCTACAGGCGCTCAGCTCTCAACTGACACTCAGCTCCCATGGTGTGGAGAGTGAAGcgtaaacacacaacaaagacaGGCCTGCTGAGACAGACATGCACaaacaacatgcacacataatGTACACATTAACGAATGCAGTCTTGCTCACATCCACACACCCAGATAATCTAAAACATATATGTGACAAGGCTCAATTAAATACTGTAGATTGAC from Cottoperca gobio chromosome 17, fCotGob3.1, whole genome shotgun sequence carries:
- the pbx1a gene encoding pre-B-cell leukemia homeobox 1a isoform X1 → MDEQPRLMHSHGVGMAGHPGLAQHMQDGTAGTDGEGRKQDIGDILQQIMTITDQSLDEAQARKHALNCHRMKPALFNVLCEIKEKTVLSIRGAQEEEPPDPQLMRLDNMLLAEGVAGPEKGGGSAAAAAAAAAAGGVGADNSAEHSDYRAKLSQIRQIYHTELEKYEQLDIVSTGGGYGQRQNLKKNACNEFTTHVMNLLREQSRTRPISPKEIERMVSIIHRKFSSIQMQLKQSTCEAVMILRSRFLDARRKRRNFNKQATEILNEYFYSHLSNPYPSEEAKEELAKKCSITVSQVSNWFGNKRIRYKKNIGKFQEEANMYAARTAVSATNVSAQGSQANSPSTPNSAGSAGSFNMSNSGDLFMSVQSLNGDSYQGGQVGANIQSQVDTLRHVISQTGGYSDSLAASQMYSPQGINTNGGWQDAPTPSSVTSPTEGPGSVHSDTSN
- the pbx1a gene encoding pre-B-cell leukemia homeobox 1a isoform X2, with translation MDEQPRLMHSHGVGMAGHPGLAQHMQDGTAGTDGEGRKQDIGDILQQIMTITDQSLDEAQARKHALNCHRMKPALFNVLCEIKEKTVLSIRGAQEEEPPDPQLMRLDNMLLAEGVAGPEKGGGSAAAAAAAAAAGGVGADNSAEHSDYRAKLSQIRQIYHTELEKYEQACNEFTTHVMNLLREQSRTRPISPKEIERMVSIIHRKFSSIQMQLKQSTCEAVMILRSRFLDARRKRRNFNKQATEILNEYFYSHLSNPYPSEEAKEELAKKCSITVSQVSNWFGNKRIRYKKNIGKFQEEANMYAARTAVSATNVSAQGSQANSPSTPNSAGSAGSFNMSNSGDLFMSVQSLNGDSYQGGQVGANIQSQVDTLRHVISQTGGYSDSLAASQMYSPQGINTNGGWQDAPTPSSVTSPTEGPGSVHSDTSN
- the pbx1a gene encoding pre-B-cell leukemia homeobox 1a isoform X4, whose amino-acid sequence is MDEQPRLMHSHGVGMAGHPGLAQHMQDGTAGTDGEGRKQDIGDILQQIMTITDQSLDEAQARKHALNCHRMKPALFNVLCEIKEKTVLSIRGAQEEEPPDPQLMRLDNMLLAEGVAGPEKGGGSAAAAAAAAAAGGVGADNSAEHSDYRAKLSQIRQIYHTELEKYEQACNEFTTHVMNLLREQSRTRPISPKEIERMVSIIHRKFSSIQMQLKQSTCEAVMILRSRFLDARRKRRNFNKQATEILNEYFYSHLSNPYPSEEAKEELAKKCSITVSQVSNWFGNKRIRYKKNIGKFQEEANMYAARTAVSATNVSAQGSQANSPSTPNSAGGYPSPCYQPDRRIQ
- the pbx1a gene encoding pre-B-cell leukemia homeobox 1a isoform X3, which codes for MDEQPRLMHSHGVGMAGHPGLAQHMQDGTAGTDGEGRKQDIGDILQQIMTITDQSLDEAQARKHALNCHRMKPALFNVLCEIKEKTVLSIRGAQEEEPPDPQLMRLDNMLLAEGVAGPEKGGGSAAAAAAAAAAGGVGADNSAEHSDYRAKLSQIRQIYHTELEKYEQLDIVSTGGGYGQRQNLKKNACNEFTTHVMNLLREQSRTRPISPKEIERMVSIIHRKFSSIQMQLKQSTCEAVMILRSRFLDARRKRRNFNKQATEILNEYFYSHLSNPYPSEEAKEELAKKCSITVSQVSNWFGNKRIRYKKNIGKFQEEANMYAARTAVSATNVSAQGSQANSPSTPNSAGGYPSPCYQPDRRIQ